Proteins encoded together in one Pontiella desulfatans window:
- a CDS encoding outer membrane beta-barrel protein, producing the protein MGKKAYCILFAALLVSAFVGTSANAQMQKGSEARFAIGATFASGMLDVNDYITDMYEANGYEIDSFVLPVGLTFVGGYRFGFGMEILGDFGPVSLIMVDDGSDDVYLNVDVPVGLTVGYAFFTAKPVSPYVRGGFRYHFTGGDFTEDSEPGIYLAGGVNFFSNKGVQLQLEVAYDGSTVTYRPPEDSGIYYPWEEIEPGGLLVSIRAAF; encoded by the coding sequence ATGGGAAAGAAAGCATATTGTATATTGTTTGCGGCACTTCTAGTTTCTGCTTTTGTGGGCACCTCGGCAAATGCCCAGATGCAGAAGGGCAGTGAGGCCAGGTTTGCCATTGGTGCAACGTTTGCCAGCGGCATGCTGGATGTTAATGATTATATTACCGATATGTACGAAGCCAATGGATATGAGATTGATAGCTTTGTGCTTCCGGTGGGCTTGACCTTTGTCGGTGGATATCGGTTTGGTTTCGGAATGGAGATTCTTGGAGACTTTGGCCCCGTATCACTGATTATGGTCGATGATGGTTCGGATGATGTCTATTTGAATGTCGATGTGCCCGTGGGTTTGACGGTCGGATATGCCTTCTTTACCGCTAAGCCGGTTTCCCCATATGTGCGCGGCGGTTTCCGTTATCATTTCACTGGCGGCGATTTTACCGAGGATTCCGAGCCGGGGATCTATCTTGCCGGTGGTGTGAACTTTTTCTCCAACAAGGGTGTTCAGCTTCAGTTGGAAGTTGCCTATGACGGTTCAACCGTGACCTATCGTCCCCCAGAAGATTCTGGTATTTATTATCCTTGGGAGGAAATCGAGCCAGGCGGCCTGTTGGTATCGATTCGCGCTGCATTCTAA
- a CDS encoding helix-turn-helix domain-containing protein — translation MAEKSDNSMDMYNFSVLRDLRKRDGMTIADLSERTGISPAVISKLERNQTVAELKTLFRLARAFGLTASEMLGLVESRTAQCKQETDRRVGDFHFRQIEFANCRCFYADAPKGAQRSNPDAHRDDFEVCWVLEGTLRLDLPYESHVLSAGDCLQFDAVFEHTYEVLEDCRIIIQHIRKPKRF, via the coding sequence ATGGCGGAAAAGAGCGACAACAGTATGGACATGTATAACTTCTCGGTCTTGCGCGACCTGCGCAAGCGGGACGGCATGACGATTGCGGATCTTTCGGAGCGCACCGGGATTTCCCCCGCAGTGATTTCCAAGCTGGAGCGCAACCAGACCGTGGCCGAGCTGAAGACCTTGTTCCGTTTGGCGCGTGCTTTCGGCCTGACGGCTTCGGAGATGCTGGGGCTGGTGGAATCGCGCACGGCGCAGTGCAAGCAGGAGACCGATCGCCGGGTGGGGGATTTCCATTTCCGCCAGATTGAGTTTGCCAATTGCCGGTGCTTCTATGCGGATGCGCCGAAGGGGGCGCAGCGTTCCAATCCGGATGCGCACCGCGATGATTTCGAAGTATGCTGGGTGCTGGAGGGAACGTTGCGTCTCGACCTTCCCTACGAAAGCCATGTGCTCTCCGCCGGTGACTGCCTCCAGTTCGATGCGGTCTTCGAGCATACCTACGAGGTACTCGAGGATTGCCGCATCATTATCCAGCACATCCGGAAACCCAAGCGGTTTTAA
- the fabG gene encoding 3-oxoacyl-ACP reductase FabG, whose amino-acid sequence MGTALVIGGSRGIGRGIALKLANSGFDIWLTYHSNSAAAEEVQKEIEAQGRTCEIMGFDVSDFEATKAALADKCDQDPPEVMVFNSGIIRDNLMVWMTKDEWDAVIDTNLSGFYNVTKAVLFPMLREKRGRIVVISSTAGQIGQAGQVNYSASKAGLIGAVKALAREVGKKNVFVNVVAPGVIETDMTADLPEKQIKPLIPLNKFGVVEDVAATVDFLCSDAQSYIHGQVIGVNGGLAI is encoded by the coding sequence ATGGGAACGGCATTGGTTATTGGCGGCAGCCGGGGAATCGGGCGCGGGATTGCACTGAAACTGGCGAATTCGGGATTTGATATTTGGCTGACCTACCACAGCAATTCAGCGGCGGCGGAAGAGGTGCAGAAGGAAATCGAAGCGCAGGGCCGCACCTGCGAGATCATGGGTTTCGATGTTTCCGACTTCGAGGCCACCAAGGCCGCCTTGGCCGACAAGTGCGACCAGGATCCGCCAGAGGTCATGGTGTTTAATTCCGGCATCATCCGCGACAACCTGATGGTCTGGATGACCAAGGACGAATGGGATGCCGTGATCGATACCAATCTCAGCGGTTTCTACAACGTGACCAAGGCCGTGCTCTTTCCAATGCTGCGCGAAAAGCGCGGTCGCATCGTGGTCATTTCCTCCACCGCCGGGCAGATTGGCCAGGCCGGGCAGGTCAACTATTCCGCCTCCAAGGCCGGCCTCATCGGCGCGGTGAAGGCGCTTGCCCGCGAAGTGGGTAAAAAGAATGTGTTTGTCAATGTGGTGGCGCCGGGCGTCATCGAAACCGATATGACGGCCGATTTGCCGGAAAAACAGATTAAGCCGCTGATTCCGTTGAACAAGTTCGGGGTGGTGGAGGATGTTGCGGCGACGGTCGATTTCCTGTGCAGCGATGCCCAATCCTATATCCATGGCCAGGTCATTGGCGTGAACGGCGGTTTGGCGATCTAG
- a CDS encoding FmdB family zinc ribbon protein, whose amino-acid sequence MTRREFRNVLLGTAGLAVLSGCKSRIAASASDAAMGDPYQCGKCGHLIRSTEDMTEKRCPRCYAKAMKRISEEEMATALHAD is encoded by the coding sequence ATGACAAGACGAGAATTCAGGAATGTTCTGCTGGGAACCGCGGGATTGGCGGTTCTGTCCGGATGCAAGTCGCGGATTGCGGCGAGTGCATCGGACGCTGCGATGGGCGATCCCTACCAGTGCGGGAAGTGCGGGCATCTTATCCGTTCGACGGAAGATATGACCGAAAAACGATGTCCGCGCTGCTATGCCAAGGCGATGAAACGAATTTCCGAAGAGGAAATGGCCACCGCCCTTCATGCGGATTAA
- a CDS encoding phytoene desaturase family protein, producing MELKYDHVVVGSGISGLTAALLLARCGKRVLIIEKAPAIGGSMVRFTLRGIPFDTGFHFTGGLAPDGLVFDMLKVLGVEDRIQPVPFAATDGTRFVFEASGNTYEFPCDRNGSIGFLRERFPDEADGIKSYFEKLDAVCAKTTSMNLRSIGDSMHMLDEDYLSLTSVLDELFVNQELKAILAGYCLCYGASPTEISFANHARMVQGMHDGIVRVENGGDAFVSALKDKLEEAGVDVRCKSHIVSCEEIEGANVGAFRLNNGDLVRFESAILTIHPKAILDLLPEEKLRKAFVNRVEGFKPSFGFFAVFGVCDEPDLLDDFILLGLPGADLNSMFESGNRNADSMTFCISGEEQGGRTLTILEAACPEDMAEWEESSLMRRPQSYADFKARKTARIMERVYAQLPELKGRFKVLGSSTPLTFRDYLHSPDGSAYGVKQLVAQFNLLGKLPMKNLFAAGQSSVLPGVMGAMVSAFIVCRMMQDAEAFDSYIEERLDA from the coding sequence GTGGAATTAAAATATGATCATGTGGTGGTGGGTTCCGGAATCAGCGGACTCACCGCAGCCCTGTTGTTGGCCCGGTGCGGCAAGCGGGTACTCATCATCGAAAAGGCACCGGCCATCGGCGGTTCGATGGTGCGTTTCACGCTGAGGGGGATCCCATTCGATACCGGCTTCCACTTTACCGGCGGCCTCGCTCCGGATGGATTGGTTTTCGATATGTTAAAGGTGCTGGGGGTCGAGGATCGGATCCAGCCGGTTCCGTTTGCCGCCACCGATGGCACCCGCTTTGTTTTCGAGGCATCGGGCAATACCTATGAATTCCCGTGCGACCGCAATGGCTCAATCGGTTTCTTGCGGGAACGGTTTCCGGACGAAGCGGACGGCATCAAATCCTATTTTGAAAAGCTCGATGCGGTGTGCGCCAAAACCACCAGCATGAATCTGCGAAGCATCGGCGATTCAATGCATATGCTGGACGAGGATTATCTCAGCCTCACCTCCGTGCTTGATGAACTGTTCGTTAACCAAGAGCTGAAAGCGATACTGGCCGGCTATTGCCTTTGCTACGGCGCTTCCCCGACGGAAATCTCGTTCGCCAACCATGCACGGATGGTTCAGGGCATGCACGATGGTATTGTGCGGGTGGAAAACGGCGGCGATGCCTTTGTTTCCGCCCTGAAGGATAAGCTGGAAGAGGCCGGGGTTGATGTCCGTTGCAAAAGCCACATTGTCTCCTGCGAGGAAATCGAAGGGGCGAACGTTGGCGCCTTCCGGCTTAACAATGGCGATCTCGTTCGTTTTGAATCGGCCATTCTGACGATCCATCCCAAGGCCATCCTCGATCTGCTTCCGGAAGAAAAGCTACGCAAGGCCTTTGTTAACCGGGTGGAAGGGTTCAAGCCTTCCTTCGGCTTCTTTGCGGTGTTCGGCGTTTGCGATGAACCGGATTTGCTCGACGATTTCATCTTGCTAGGCCTGCCGGGTGCCGACCTCAACTCGATGTTTGAATCGGGCAATCGCAATGCCGATTCGATGACCTTCTGTATTTCCGGCGAGGAACAGGGGGGGCGAACGTTGACCATCCTCGAGGCCGCCTGTCCGGAGGATATGGCCGAATGGGAGGAGAGTTCCTTGATGAGGCGCCCGCAATCCTATGCCGATTTCAAGGCCCGCAAGACGGCGCGAATCATGGAGCGTGTCTATGCGCAACTCCCCGAGCTCAAGGGCCGTTTCAAGGTGCTGGGCAGTTCAACGCCGCTGACCTTCCGCGACTATCTCCATTCGCCGGACGGCTCGGCCTATGGCGTTAAGCAGCTCGTTGCGCAGTTTAATCTGCTCGGCAAACTCCCGATGAAAAACCTGTTTGCTGCGGGGCAAAGCTCCGTGCTACCAGGGGTGATGGGGGCCATGGTTTCGGCATTCATTGTGTGCCGGATGATGCAGGACGCGGAAGCGTTCGATTCCTATATTGAAGAAAGGCTGGATGCATGA
- a CDS encoding beta-ketoacyl-[acyl-carrier-protein] synthase family protein: protein MKRVVITGVGVVSPLGNDVDTMMDGLAAGKSAVRRMDEWSMYQGLHSLVGAPAVLENEKQIPRQNRRSMGRLSLFAAQAAKRAIDDAGLPEELVASDRTGCAVGSTMGSAASITETFELVLPERDISQLPSTKFFQCVSHTAAMNISQYLGISGTVFAPSAACASGLQALGAGYDLIRCGRQDRVLCGGAEELHPTVTGSFDVLFATSSHHNDSPETTPRPFDKDRDGLVCGEGAGILVLEDRELALARGAKIYAEVLGFSTCGSGAHISQSNADAMVRCLKQALRESQVQPSEIDYISAHATATVHGDVEEAKALQEIFGDAVPVSSLKGHMGHTLGASGAIELIASLAMMERNTIAPTLNLENVDPGCEGIQHVFKPLEKQVNTIIKNSFAFGGINAALVCRKI from the coding sequence ATGAAGCGTGTCGTGATTACAGGAGTTGGGGTGGTTTCCCCGTTGGGCAACGATGTGGACACCATGATGGACGGGCTTGCCGCCGGGAAGTCGGCGGTCAGGCGCATGGACGAATGGTCGATGTACCAAGGGCTGCATTCGCTCGTTGGAGCACCCGCGGTGCTGGAAAACGAAAAACAGATTCCGCGCCAGAATCGCCGTTCCATGGGGCGCCTCTCGTTGTTTGCGGCGCAGGCTGCAAAGCGGGCCATCGACGATGCCGGGCTGCCGGAAGAGCTGGTGGCATCCGATCGAACCGGTTGCGCGGTGGGTTCCACCATGGGCAGTGCGGCCAGTATTACCGAAACCTTCGAGCTGGTGTTGCCGGAACGCGATATTTCGCAGTTGCCCTCCACCAAGTTCTTCCAATGCGTTTCCCACACGGCGGCCATGAACATTTCGCAATATCTCGGCATCAGCGGAACCGTGTTTGCTCCATCGGCCGCCTGCGCTTCCGGTCTCCAGGCGCTGGGCGCGGGCTACGACCTGATCCGTTGCGGTCGGCAGGATCGCGTGCTGTGCGGCGGGGCGGAGGAACTGCATCCCACCGTCACCGGTTCGTTCGATGTCCTCTTTGCCACCTCCTCGCACCACAACGACTCGCCCGAAACCACGCCGCGCCCGTTCGACAAGGATCGCGATGGCCTCGTCTGCGGCGAAGGCGCCGGCATCCTGGTGCTGGAGGATAGGGAGCTGGCCCTCGCCCGTGGCGCGAAAATCTATGCCGAGGTGCTCGGCTTCAGCACCTGCGGCAGCGGTGCGCACATCAGCCAGTCGAATGCCGATGCCATGGTGCGCTGCCTGAAGCAGGCGTTGCGCGAAAGCCAGGTTCAACCCTCGGAAATCGACTACATCAGCGCCCATGCCACCGCCACGGTGCACGGCGACGTCGAGGAGGCCAAGGCGCTGCAGGAAATCTTCGGCGACGCCGTTCCGGTCAGTAGTTTAAAAGGCCACATGGGGCACACGCTCGGAGCCTCCGGCGCCATCGAGCTGATTGCATCGCTCGCCATGATGGAGCGCAACACCATTGCGCCGACACTTAACCTCGAAAACGTCGATCCCGGTTGCGAAGGCATCCAGCATGTTTTCAAGCCGCTGGAAAAACAGGTCAACACCATCATCAAGAACAGCTTCGCCTTCGGCGGCATCAACGCCGCCCTGGTTTGCCGGAAGATCTAA
- a CDS encoding FAD-binding protein — protein sequence MKQRTLKIKDTVVSVTQVHTLVIGSGAAGLNAAVQLRNQGIEDVLIVTEGLKMGTSINTGSDKQTYYKSAMCGNDLDAPLAMAKNFFSPGSMHGDLALVEAAASARGFLNLVNLGVKFPQDAFGQFIGYKTDHDPAQRGTSVGPYTSRDMCRALIAEVERRGIPVEEKINVVSLLTAGNRACGALALNGEGELVAYAAENVVFAVGGPGGLYKTSVYPAVHTGAIGIALKAGAMAQGLPEAQYGLASTKFRWNVSGTYMQVIPRFVSTDADGKSNPREFLRDYFPNPGKMNSKVFLKGYQWPFDSKKIVGGSSIVDILVYIETVEKGRRVFLDYRENPADFDFNALEKEAFEYLENSGAFQKTPIARLKHMNPGAIDLYKDHNIDITKEPLEVAVCAQHNNGGLAGNHWWESVNIKHLFPVGEVNGSHGVARPGGSALNSGQVGSFRAAEFIANAYAGTDLKMADFNKAAKAEIKDVLGFLDRCGTSESGWRAVRAELQERMSKAGAHIRSMDGLRNAAKEAKAQVALLEEQGCKVENATQAVQALRNRQLCFAHWMYLEATLYAVKSGVGSRGSAMVRQAGGKRAHQQLDKAQWSFAEEDASFKGKVQETVFKEGKAKSRWVKVRPIPDSNLWFETAWADFRAGTIYK from the coding sequence TTGAAGCAAAGAACGTTGAAAATTAAGGATACTGTCGTTTCCGTCACGCAGGTGCATACGCTGGTGATTGGATCGGGTGCGGCGGGGCTGAACGCCGCCGTGCAGCTGCGCAACCAGGGCATCGAGGATGTGCTGATTGTGACCGAAGGCCTGAAGATGGGCACCTCCATCAATACGGGTTCCGATAAGCAGACCTATTATAAAAGCGCGATGTGCGGCAACGATCTCGACGCCCCGCTGGCAATGGCGAAAAACTTTTTTTCGCCCGGCAGCATGCACGGCGACCTGGCGCTGGTGGAGGCCGCCGCTTCCGCGCGGGGCTTCCTGAACCTCGTCAACCTCGGCGTCAAGTTTCCGCAGGATGCGTTCGGGCAGTTCATTGGCTACAAGACCGACCACGATCCCGCGCAGCGTGGAACGTCGGTTGGCCCCTACACCTCGCGCGACATGTGCCGCGCGCTCATTGCCGAGGTGGAGCGGCGGGGTATCCCGGTGGAGGAAAAGATCAACGTGGTCAGCTTGCTCACGGCGGGAAATCGCGCCTGCGGGGCATTGGCGCTGAATGGCGAAGGCGAGCTGGTGGCCTATGCCGCCGAAAACGTGGTCTTTGCCGTCGGCGGCCCCGGCGGGCTCTACAAAACCAGTGTCTATCCGGCCGTGCACACCGGCGCGATCGGCATTGCGCTCAAGGCCGGTGCCATGGCGCAGGGATTGCCGGAGGCGCAGTATGGACTGGCCTCCACCAAGTTCCGTTGGAACGTGTCGGGCACCTACATGCAGGTGATCCCCCGGTTTGTCTCCACCGATGCCGATGGCAAAAGCAACCCGCGCGAATTTCTGCGCGACTATTTTCCCAATCCCGGAAAAATGAATTCCAAGGTGTTCCTGAAGGGCTACCAATGGCCGTTCGATTCCAAGAAGATTGTTGGCGGATCGTCGATCGTCGATATCCTCGTCTACATCGAAACGGTTGAGAAGGGGCGGCGCGTGTTCCTCGACTATCGAGAAAACCCGGCGGACTTTGATTTCAACGCCTTGGAAAAAGAGGCGTTCGAGTATCTTGAAAATTCGGGTGCGTTCCAGAAGACGCCGATTGCGCGTCTCAAACATATGAATCCCGGCGCGATCGATCTCTATAAGGATCACAACATCGACATCACCAAGGAGCCGCTCGAAGTGGCCGTGTGCGCCCAGCACAACAACGGCGGGCTGGCCGGAAACCATTGGTGGGAGTCGGTCAACATCAAGCACCTCTTCCCGGTGGGTGAGGTGAATGGTTCGCACGGCGTTGCCCGTCCCGGTGGATCGGCGCTCAACTCGGGACAGGTCGGTTCGTTCCGCGCGGCGGAATTCATTGCCAACGCCTATGCCGGAACGGATTTGAAAATGGCCGACTTCAACAAGGCGGCCAAAGCGGAGATCAAGGATGTGCTCGGTTTCCTGGATCGCTGCGGAACATCGGAATCCGGATGGCGCGCGGTTCGCGCCGAGCTGCAGGAGCGCATGAGCAAGGCCGGTGCCCATATCCGGTCGATGGATGGGTTGAGGAACGCCGCCAAGGAGGCGAAGGCGCAGGTTGCCTTGCTGGAAGAGCAGGGGTGCAAGGTGGAAAACGCCACGCAAGCCGTGCAGGCGCTGCGCAACCGCCAGCTTTGCTTTGCCCATTGGATGTATCTGGAGGCAACCCTTTACGCGGTTAAAAGCGGCGTTGGATCGCGCGGTTCCGCCATGGTGCGGCAGGCCGGCGGCAAGCGCGCCCACCAGCAGCTCGACAAGGCGCAGTGGAGCTTTGCCGAAGAGGATGCCTCCTTTAAGGGCAAGGTGCAGGAAACCGTCTTTAAGGAAGGCAAAGCAAAGAGCCGCTGGGTCAAGGTGCGCCCGATCCCGGACAGCAACCTGTGGTTTGAAACCGCCTGGGCGGATTTCCGTGCAGGAACAATATACAAGTAA
- a CDS encoding B12-binding domain-containing radical SAM protein, which translates to MKILLVKPKARLQTIRKLGNLIFLEPLELGYVAAAVPEGHSVEILDLRLARNPERVLRAKLKETQPDIIGISGYTHEVTKVIELAGLIRKCNPASKIVVGGHHATVLPGDFNLPAIDAIVRGEGCAPFRRIVQNLEKGENLDGIENVMVPGEDWSTETAEDLPLYPAPDTLPEPRRDLWKPEAYRCFWPTMKHPQWQTIFPQTALLRTSFGCFMNCNFCVIPLLSRRTHMPRDPEKVVDELEKIPQDHVYFCDDETFIDPVHVKAIAETIQRRGIQKRYFAWARSTTVNRHPELFKLWREIGLDCVFLGMEAATNEQLDRMDKHSTIEENQKAHQALIDMEIAVQAAFMVNANYTEQDFDTLCSYIEKIPPAQVTSTVFTPSPGSTAWHEEKDNYVCHPYDLHDCMHPLTKTTIPLRKFYRNFSRVAEIGGKRNPLRNPQTRMLPPDIFRIIRAVSGYSNALKNAWKDF; encoded by the coding sequence ATGAAAATCCTGCTTGTTAAACCCAAGGCCCGCTTGCAGACCATTCGAAAACTGGGAAACCTCATATTCCTGGAACCGCTTGAACTGGGCTATGTTGCCGCCGCCGTACCGGAGGGCCACTCCGTTGAAATCCTCGACCTGCGTCTGGCACGCAACCCCGAGCGGGTTTTACGGGCCAAGCTCAAGGAAACTCAACCGGATATCATCGGCATCAGTGGCTACACCCACGAAGTGACCAAGGTGATCGAGCTCGCCGGGCTTATCCGGAAATGCAACCCGGCCAGTAAGATTGTGGTTGGCGGCCACCATGCCACGGTATTGCCCGGCGATTTCAACCTACCGGCAATCGATGCCATCGTGCGCGGTGAAGGTTGCGCTCCCTTCCGTAGAATCGTGCAAAACCTGGAAAAGGGCGAAAACCTGGACGGAATCGAAAACGTGATGGTGCCGGGCGAAGACTGGAGCACCGAAACCGCAGAGGATCTCCCGCTCTACCCTGCCCCCGACACGTTGCCCGAACCCCGGCGCGACCTATGGAAGCCGGAAGCCTACCGTTGCTTCTGGCCAACCATGAAACATCCGCAATGGCAGACCATCTTCCCGCAAACCGCCCTGCTGCGTACTTCGTTCGGCTGTTTCATGAACTGCAACTTTTGCGTCATTCCCCTGCTGAGCCGCCGCACCCATATGCCGCGCGATCCAGAAAAAGTGGTCGATGAGCTGGAGAAGATTCCCCAGGATCACGTGTATTTCTGCGACGATGAAACATTTATCGACCCCGTACATGTAAAAGCCATTGCGGAAACCATCCAGCGGCGCGGCATCCAGAAACGCTATTTTGCCTGGGCGCGCTCCACCACCGTCAACCGCCACCCCGAACTCTTCAAGCTTTGGCGGGAGATTGGGCTCGACTGCGTGTTCCTGGGCATGGAGGCCGCAACCAACGAACAGCTCGACCGTATGGACAAGCACTCGACCATCGAGGAAAACCAAAAAGCCCACCAGGCGCTGATCGATATGGAAATTGCGGTGCAGGCCGCCTTCATGGTCAACGCAAACTATACCGAGCAGGATTTTGATACGCTGTGCAGCTACATCGAAAAAATCCCGCCCGCACAGGTGACCAGCACCGTTTTCACCCCGTCGCCGGGCAGCACCGCGTGGCACGAGGAAAAAGACAACTATGTCTGCCACCCCTACGACCTGCACGACTGCATGCACCCGCTGACCAAGACGACAATTCCCCTGCGCAAATTCTACCGGAATTTTTCGCGCGTCGCGGAGATCGGCGGCAAGCGCAACCCCCTGCGCAATCCGCAGACCCGCATGCTGCCGCCCGACATTTTCCGCATCATCCGCGCCGTCTCCGGCTATTCCAACGCCCTCAAGAACGCGTGGAAAGATTTTTAG
- a CDS encoding 3-ketoacyl-ACP reductase → MKKVALVTGGGRGIGLGICEKLAADGFNLVLSGRSDASKVADSVAKLEAMGAEVLYCSGDVASAEDRAAMLAEIKARFGRLDVLVNNAGVAPKVRADILEADEESFEWIMKINLQGPYFLTQACANWMVEQKKADDSFGGCIINVGSISATVVSPNRGDYCISKAGLGMMSSLFAARLGEFAIPVYEIRPGIIKTDMTAGVTEKYDNLINNTELLVEKRWGVPEDIGKLAAAMARGDMPYASGQAIYVDGGLTLPRL, encoded by the coding sequence ATGAAAAAAGTAGCGTTGGTGACCGGCGGTGGCCGGGGGATTGGTTTGGGTATTTGTGAAAAGCTGGCGGCCGATGGCTTCAACCTCGTGCTGAGCGGGCGCAGCGATGCTTCGAAAGTGGCCGACTCCGTCGCGAAACTGGAAGCCATGGGCGCGGAGGTGCTCTATTGCTCCGGCGATGTTGCCTCCGCCGAAGACCGCGCGGCGATGCTGGCGGAAATCAAGGCCCGCTTTGGGCGTCTCGATGTGCTGGTCAACAATGCCGGCGTGGCGCCGAAGGTGCGCGCCGACATCCTCGAGGCCGACGAGGAGAGCTTCGAGTGGATCATGAAGATCAACTTGCAGGGGCCCTATTTCCTCACCCAGGCCTGCGCCAACTGGATGGTGGAGCAGAAGAAAGCCGACGACTCGTTCGGCGGCTGCATCATCAACGTCGGTTCGATTTCCGCAACGGTCGTTTCGCCGAACCGCGGCGACTACTGCATCTCCAAGGCCGGCCTCGGCATGATGAGCTCGCTCTTCGCCGCCCGCCTGGGCGAGTTCGCGATTCCCGTCTATGAAATCCGTCCGGGCATCATCAAGACCGACATGACTGCCGGCGTCACCGAGAAATACGACAACCTGATCAACAACACCGAGCTGCTCGTCGAAAAGCGCTGGGGCGTGCCGGAGGATATCGGCAAGCTCGCCGCCGCCATGGCGCGCGGCGACATGCCCTATGCCAGCGGGCAGGCGATCTATGTGGACGGCGGCTTAACTCTACCGAGATTATAA